The Neovison vison isolate M4711 chromosome 5, ASM_NN_V1, whole genome shotgun sequence genome includes a region encoding these proteins:
- the FBF1 gene encoding fas-binding factor 1 isoform X2 yields the protein MAPKTKKGLKGSIDDVLGDLLGDEMTLPEEPVKLASRARDATGVGQALPSSRARTKSLLEDYASGTTVGLTGPDAEVSDVSEADPQTLLQTMKDLDDMDADLLGLKRSNLASSKKAAKGPGKEELPSQPKPASIVTASEKGDAVPTKKPPPSTSSFGHQYRKFSFEDLEDPLAGLLSDDEEGITQKSPETESKVASEKSPAPVRDQGPSIPLTPGDTPIRKKEEVLFDEEDDVVATLGFGDSPIAERRRTGDQEGPRPARSRLDELLGRGTATKLLARPGTGEHREFKLDKKYQRPQGKEDPWGDEDFTFGAYQPTVGSSEGRQSRRQSVRFLAEGGADTKGEPGSMQSAPAASSPTHPRKGGADWLGLKDDDLLPPSPTREAQRGGSALSTPSMPPSKSQHSAPSRHSAPAGLPSSSLGPKPPTEGAGFPAKASQASQLGASEEREEEDWLSHALSRKKSQALAREEHTEASRGQKNLVGAVGSPPSSSQPVPSTQVFEQAATGGPLGTAAQKLPTRPAASGSPVTWNQTALTLPGGDPERGTALGDLCSTEPAACVPSSQEHPGPPVPIQPLLPESLARSLLPGSEYQRQLLAAQVQLRGSTAELQADLLQSQARLAELEAQVRKLELERAQQRLLLESLQQRHQADLELIENAHRSRVKVLETSYQQREERLRREQEELSARYLSQCQEAEQARAELTAQHQRRLAAAMQEKDQEMERLRELQRASILEMRRDHEEQLQRLKLLKDREIDAVTSATSHTRSLNGIIEQMEKFSSSLHELSSRVEASHLTTAQERELGLRQRDQQLRALQERLGQQQRDMEEERSRLQEVIGKMEARLNEQSRLLEQERWRVNAEQSRAESMQRALEEQRKVMVQQISMEREELEKAKSALLEEQKSVMHKCGEERRRLAAEWAEFYAQQKLSKERAEREAERALQADAQREGTLVTLAKEQAELKIRASELRAKEDQLAAEREAVERERQELRLEKERVSAAALRTRLRAEEVESMSQAASEKLEEGQRALREARQVQQEQQARLQLVREQHERLWQQEQRVHQEHLSLAQQRLRLDHVRQDLPSSPSMLLPRTQGPAASCLSAIVAPAPTTPQCNQPPASLGPSHLHAKLVLLRHTAEQDRDFLENEQFFLETLKKASYNMTSHSA from the exons ATG GCACCAAAAACCAAGAAGGGGTTGAAAG gctCCATTGATGATGTCCTTGGTGACCTTTTAGGGGACGAGA TGACCCTACCTGAGGAGCCTGTTAAATTAGCTTCACGTGCCCGAGACGCCACAGGGGTGGGCCAGGCGCTCCCTTCTTCCAGGGCTAGAACGAA GTCCCTCCTGGAGGACTACGCCTCCGGCACCACAGTGGGCCTCACAGGACCTGATGCTGAG GTGTCCGACGTCTCAGAGGCGGACCCGCAGACTTTGCTCCAGACGATGAAG GACCTGGACGACATGGATGCCGATCTCTTAGGTCTGAAGAGGTCTAACCTGGCCTCTAGCAAAAAAGCTGCAAAGGGTCCTGGGAAAGAAGAGCTGCCCAGTCAGCCCAAACCTGCCAGCATAGTGACAGCCAGTGAGAAAG GAGATGCTGTTCCCACCAAGAAGCCCCCTCCCTCTACCAGCAGCTTTGGGCATCAGTACAGAAAGTTTTCCTTCGAAG ACTTGGAAGACCCATTGGCAGGACTGCTGTCCGACGATGAGGAAGGAATCACCCAGAAGTCCCCTGAGACCGAGAGTAAAGTGGCTTCCGAAAAGAGCCCAGCCCCAGTCAGAGATCAAG GTCCATCTATCCCGCTCACTCCTGGGGACACCCCGATccgaaagaaagaagaagtgttgTTTGATGAAGAGGATGATGTCGTGGCTACCCTGGGGTTTGGAGACAGCCCCATAGCAGAAAGGAGGCGGACAGGCGACCA GGAAGGGCCCCGTCCTGCTCGCTCCAGGCTGGATGAGCTGCTGGGTCGGGGCACTGCCACCAAACTCCTGGCCCGCCCGGGCACTGGGGAGCACAGGGAATTCAAGCTGGACAAGAAGTACCAGAGGCCCCAGG GCAAGGAAGATCCCTGGGGCGATGAGGACTTCACCTTTGGGGCCTATCAGCCCACCGTGGGCTCCAGCGAGGGCCGCCAGTCCCGCCGGCAGTCGGTCAG GTTCTTAGCAGAAGGTGGTGCAGACACcaagggggaaccaggctccatGCAGAGCGCACCAGCGGCCTCCAGCCCCACGCACCCCAGGAAGGGAGGAGCCGACTGGTTGGGCCTCAAGGATGACGACCTGCTCCCCCCGTCTCCCACCAGAGAGGCTCAGAGGGGAGGCTCCGCACTCTCCACTCCTTCCATGCCCCCTTCCAAGAGCCAGCACTCGGCCCCAAGCCGGCACTCTGCCCCAGCCGGactgccctcctcctctctggggcCAAAGCCACCCACGGAGGGTGCGGGGTTCCCAGCCAAAGCCAGCCAGGCTTCCCAGCTGGGCGCGtctgaggagagagaggaagaggattgGCTGAGCCACGCCTTGTCCCGGAAGAAGTCGCAAGCTCTGGCCAGGGAGGAGCACACGGAGGCCTCCAGGGGCCAGAAGAACCTGGTGGGGGCAGTAGGAAGTCCCCCTTCCAGCAG CCAACCTGTTCCCAGCACTCAGGTGTTCGAGCAAGCAGCCACTGGAGGGCCCTTGGGAACAGCGGCACAGAAGCTACCAACAAGGCCTGCCGCCTCCGG GTCCCCTGTGACGTGGAACCAGACTGCCTTGACCCTCCCTGGAGGTGACCCAGAGAGGGGGACAGCTCTCGGAGACCTCTGCAGCACTG AGCCCGCAGCTTGTGTCCCGAGCTCCCAGGAACACCCAGGGCCCCCTGTGCCCATCCAG cccctgctccccGAGTCCCTGGCACGGAGCCTGTTGCCGGGCTCAGAATATCAGAGGCAGCTCCTGGCCGCACAGGTGCAGCTGCGGGGCAGCACCGCCGAGCTCCAGGCCGACCTTCTGCAGAGCCAGGCCCGGCTGGCGGAGCTGGAGGCCCAG GTGCGGAAGCTGGAGCTGGAGCGGGCCCAGCAGCGGCTGTTGCTGGAGAGCCTGCAGCAGCGGCACCAGGCCGACCTGGAGCTCATCGAGAATGCTCACAG AAGCCGTGTAAAGGTGCTAGAAACGTCGTACCAGCAACGGGAAGAGCGGCTGCGGCGGGAGCAAGAGGAGCTGTCGGCCCGCTATCTGTCACAGTGCCAAGAAGCGGAGCAGGCCCGCGCGGAGCTCACAGCCCAGCACCAGCGGCGCTTGGCGGCTGCCATGCAAGAGAAGGACCAGGAGATGGAGCGGCTCCGGGAGCTGCAGCG ggCCTCCATCCTGGAGATGCGCCGCGACCACGAGGAGCAGCTGCAGCGGCTGAAGCTGCTGAAGGACCGAGAGATCGACGCGGTCACCAGCGCCACCTCCCACACACG GTCCCTGAACGGCATCATCGAGCAGATGGAGAAGTTCTCCAGTAGCCTGCACGAGCTATCCTCCCGCGTGGAGGCCTCGCACCTCACCACCGCCCAGGAACGGGAGCTGGGGCTCCGGCAGCGGGACCAGCAGCTCCGAG CGCTGCAGGAGAGGCTGGGCCAGCAGCAGCGGGACATGGAAGAGGAGAGGAGCCGGCTCCAGGAGGTCATCGGGAAGATGGAGGCGCGCCTGAATGAGCAGAGCCGGCTGCTGGAGCAG GAGCGATGGCGGGTGAACGCAGAGCAGTCCCGGGCTGAGTCCATGCAGCGTGCTCTAGAAGAGCAGAGGAAGGTCATGGTCCAGCAGATCTCCATGGAGcgggaggagctggagaaagcCAAG AGCGCCTTGCTGGAGGAGCAGAAGTCCGTCATGCACAAGTGTGGGGAGGAGCGGCGGCGCCTCGCGGCCGAGTGGGCCGAGTTCTATGCCCAGCAGAAGCTGAGTAAGGAGCGGGCCGAGCGTGAGGCGGAGAGGGCGCTGCAGGCGGACGCGCAGCGGGAGGGCACCCTCGTCACCCTGGCCAAG GAGCAAGCCGAGCTAAAGATCAGGGCCAGCGAGCTCCGCGCCAAGGAAGATCAGCTGGCGGCCGAGAGGGAGGCTGTGGAGCGGGAGCGCCAGGAGCTGAGGCTGGAGAAGGAGAGGGTCAGTGCCGCCGCCCTGCGCACCAGGCTCCGCGCCGAGGAGGTGGAGAGCATGAGCCAG GCGGCCTCggagaagctggaggaggggcagcggGCGCTGCGCGAGGCCCGGCAGgtgcagcaggagcagcaggctcGGCTGCAGCTCGTCCGGGAGCAGCACGAGCGGCTGTGGCAGCAGGAGCAGCGCGTGCACCAG GAGCATCTGAGTCTGGCCCAGCAGAGGCTGCGGCTGGACCACGTCCGACAGGACCTGCCCTCCAGCCCCTCGATGCTGCTCCCCAGGACCCAGGGCCCGGCAGCCTCCTGCCTGAGTG CCATTGTGGCTCCTGCTCCCACCACACCCCAGTGCAACCAACCCCCCGCCAGCCTGGGCCCCTCGCACCTCCACGCCAAGTTGGTGCTGCTGAGGCACACGGCTGAGCAG GACCGTGACTTCTTGGAGAATGAGCAGTTCTTCCTGGAGACCCTGAAGAAAGCCTCCTACAATATGACATCCCATTCAGCCTGA
- the FBF1 gene encoding fas-binding factor 1 isoform X1, producing MAPKTKKGLKGSIDDVLGDLLGDEMTLPEEPVKLASRARDATGVGQALPSSRARTKSLLEDYASGTTVGLTGPDAEVSDVSEADPQTLLQTMKDLDDMDADLLGLKRSNLASSKKAAKGPGKEELPSQPKPASIVTASEKGDAVPTKKPPPSTSSFGHQYRKFSFEDLEDPLAGLLSDDEEGITQKSPETESKVASEKSPAPVRDQGPSIPLTPGDTPIRKKEEVLFDEEDDVVATLGFGDSPIAERRRTGDQEGPRPARSRLDELLGRGTATKLLARPGTGEHREFKLDKKYQRPQGKEDPWGDEDFTFGAYQPTVGSSEGRQSRRQSVSRFLAEGGADTKGEPGSMQSAPAASSPTHPRKGGADWLGLKDDDLLPPSPTREAQRGGSALSTPSMPPSKSQHSAPSRHSAPAGLPSSSLGPKPPTEGAGFPAKASQASQLGASEEREEEDWLSHALSRKKSQALAREEHTEASRGQKNLVGAVGSPPSSSQPVPSTQVFEQAATGGPLGTAAQKLPTRPAASGSPVTWNQTALTLPGGDPERGTALGDLCSTEPAACVPSSQEHPGPPVPIQPLLPESLARSLLPGSEYQRQLLAAQVQLRGSTAELQADLLQSQARLAELEAQVRKLELERAQQRLLLESLQQRHQADLELIENAHRSRVKVLETSYQQREERLRREQEELSARYLSQCQEAEQARAELTAQHQRRLAAAMQEKDQEMERLRELQRASILEMRRDHEEQLQRLKLLKDREIDAVTSATSHTRSLNGIIEQMEKFSSSLHELSSRVEASHLTTAQERELGLRQRDQQLRALQERLGQQQRDMEEERSRLQEVIGKMEARLNEQSRLLEQERWRVNAEQSRAESMQRALEEQRKVMVQQISMEREELEKAKSALLEEQKSVMHKCGEERRRLAAEWAEFYAQQKLSKERAEREAERALQADAQREGTLVTLAKEQAELKIRASELRAKEDQLAAEREAVERERQELRLEKERVSAAALRTRLRAEEVESMSQAASEKLEEGQRALREARQVQQEQQARLQLVREQHERLWQQEQRVHQEHLSLAQQRLRLDHVRQDLPSSPSMLLPRTQGPAASCLSAIVAPAPTTPQCNQPPASLGPSHLHAKLVLLRHTAEQDRDFLENEQFFLETLKKASYNMTSHSA from the exons ATG GCACCAAAAACCAAGAAGGGGTTGAAAG gctCCATTGATGATGTCCTTGGTGACCTTTTAGGGGACGAGA TGACCCTACCTGAGGAGCCTGTTAAATTAGCTTCACGTGCCCGAGACGCCACAGGGGTGGGCCAGGCGCTCCCTTCTTCCAGGGCTAGAACGAA GTCCCTCCTGGAGGACTACGCCTCCGGCACCACAGTGGGCCTCACAGGACCTGATGCTGAG GTGTCCGACGTCTCAGAGGCGGACCCGCAGACTTTGCTCCAGACGATGAAG GACCTGGACGACATGGATGCCGATCTCTTAGGTCTGAAGAGGTCTAACCTGGCCTCTAGCAAAAAAGCTGCAAAGGGTCCTGGGAAAGAAGAGCTGCCCAGTCAGCCCAAACCTGCCAGCATAGTGACAGCCAGTGAGAAAG GAGATGCTGTTCCCACCAAGAAGCCCCCTCCCTCTACCAGCAGCTTTGGGCATCAGTACAGAAAGTTTTCCTTCGAAG ACTTGGAAGACCCATTGGCAGGACTGCTGTCCGACGATGAGGAAGGAATCACCCAGAAGTCCCCTGAGACCGAGAGTAAAGTGGCTTCCGAAAAGAGCCCAGCCCCAGTCAGAGATCAAG GTCCATCTATCCCGCTCACTCCTGGGGACACCCCGATccgaaagaaagaagaagtgttgTTTGATGAAGAGGATGATGTCGTGGCTACCCTGGGGTTTGGAGACAGCCCCATAGCAGAAAGGAGGCGGACAGGCGACCA GGAAGGGCCCCGTCCTGCTCGCTCCAGGCTGGATGAGCTGCTGGGTCGGGGCACTGCCACCAAACTCCTGGCCCGCCCGGGCACTGGGGAGCACAGGGAATTCAAGCTGGACAAGAAGTACCAGAGGCCCCAGG GCAAGGAAGATCCCTGGGGCGATGAGGACTTCACCTTTGGGGCCTATCAGCCCACCGTGGGCTCCAGCGAGGGCCGCCAGTCCCGCCGGCAGTCGGTCAG TAGGTTCTTAGCAGAAGGTGGTGCAGACACcaagggggaaccaggctccatGCAGAGCGCACCAGCGGCCTCCAGCCCCACGCACCCCAGGAAGGGAGGAGCCGACTGGTTGGGCCTCAAGGATGACGACCTGCTCCCCCCGTCTCCCACCAGAGAGGCTCAGAGGGGAGGCTCCGCACTCTCCACTCCTTCCATGCCCCCTTCCAAGAGCCAGCACTCGGCCCCAAGCCGGCACTCTGCCCCAGCCGGactgccctcctcctctctggggcCAAAGCCACCCACGGAGGGTGCGGGGTTCCCAGCCAAAGCCAGCCAGGCTTCCCAGCTGGGCGCGtctgaggagagagaggaagaggattgGCTGAGCCACGCCTTGTCCCGGAAGAAGTCGCAAGCTCTGGCCAGGGAGGAGCACACGGAGGCCTCCAGGGGCCAGAAGAACCTGGTGGGGGCAGTAGGAAGTCCCCCTTCCAGCAG CCAACCTGTTCCCAGCACTCAGGTGTTCGAGCAAGCAGCCACTGGAGGGCCCTTGGGAACAGCGGCACAGAAGCTACCAACAAGGCCTGCCGCCTCCGG GTCCCCTGTGACGTGGAACCAGACTGCCTTGACCCTCCCTGGAGGTGACCCAGAGAGGGGGACAGCTCTCGGAGACCTCTGCAGCACTG AGCCCGCAGCTTGTGTCCCGAGCTCCCAGGAACACCCAGGGCCCCCTGTGCCCATCCAG cccctgctccccGAGTCCCTGGCACGGAGCCTGTTGCCGGGCTCAGAATATCAGAGGCAGCTCCTGGCCGCACAGGTGCAGCTGCGGGGCAGCACCGCCGAGCTCCAGGCCGACCTTCTGCAGAGCCAGGCCCGGCTGGCGGAGCTGGAGGCCCAG GTGCGGAAGCTGGAGCTGGAGCGGGCCCAGCAGCGGCTGTTGCTGGAGAGCCTGCAGCAGCGGCACCAGGCCGACCTGGAGCTCATCGAGAATGCTCACAG AAGCCGTGTAAAGGTGCTAGAAACGTCGTACCAGCAACGGGAAGAGCGGCTGCGGCGGGAGCAAGAGGAGCTGTCGGCCCGCTATCTGTCACAGTGCCAAGAAGCGGAGCAGGCCCGCGCGGAGCTCACAGCCCAGCACCAGCGGCGCTTGGCGGCTGCCATGCAAGAGAAGGACCAGGAGATGGAGCGGCTCCGGGAGCTGCAGCG ggCCTCCATCCTGGAGATGCGCCGCGACCACGAGGAGCAGCTGCAGCGGCTGAAGCTGCTGAAGGACCGAGAGATCGACGCGGTCACCAGCGCCACCTCCCACACACG GTCCCTGAACGGCATCATCGAGCAGATGGAGAAGTTCTCCAGTAGCCTGCACGAGCTATCCTCCCGCGTGGAGGCCTCGCACCTCACCACCGCCCAGGAACGGGAGCTGGGGCTCCGGCAGCGGGACCAGCAGCTCCGAG CGCTGCAGGAGAGGCTGGGCCAGCAGCAGCGGGACATGGAAGAGGAGAGGAGCCGGCTCCAGGAGGTCATCGGGAAGATGGAGGCGCGCCTGAATGAGCAGAGCCGGCTGCTGGAGCAG GAGCGATGGCGGGTGAACGCAGAGCAGTCCCGGGCTGAGTCCATGCAGCGTGCTCTAGAAGAGCAGAGGAAGGTCATGGTCCAGCAGATCTCCATGGAGcgggaggagctggagaaagcCAAG AGCGCCTTGCTGGAGGAGCAGAAGTCCGTCATGCACAAGTGTGGGGAGGAGCGGCGGCGCCTCGCGGCCGAGTGGGCCGAGTTCTATGCCCAGCAGAAGCTGAGTAAGGAGCGGGCCGAGCGTGAGGCGGAGAGGGCGCTGCAGGCGGACGCGCAGCGGGAGGGCACCCTCGTCACCCTGGCCAAG GAGCAAGCCGAGCTAAAGATCAGGGCCAGCGAGCTCCGCGCCAAGGAAGATCAGCTGGCGGCCGAGAGGGAGGCTGTGGAGCGGGAGCGCCAGGAGCTGAGGCTGGAGAAGGAGAGGGTCAGTGCCGCCGCCCTGCGCACCAGGCTCCGCGCCGAGGAGGTGGAGAGCATGAGCCAG GCGGCCTCggagaagctggaggaggggcagcggGCGCTGCGCGAGGCCCGGCAGgtgcagcaggagcagcaggctcGGCTGCAGCTCGTCCGGGAGCAGCACGAGCGGCTGTGGCAGCAGGAGCAGCGCGTGCACCAG GAGCATCTGAGTCTGGCCCAGCAGAGGCTGCGGCTGGACCACGTCCGACAGGACCTGCCCTCCAGCCCCTCGATGCTGCTCCCCAGGACCCAGGGCCCGGCAGCCTCCTGCCTGAGTG CCATTGTGGCTCCTGCTCCCACCACACCCCAGTGCAACCAACCCCCCGCCAGCCTGGGCCCCTCGCACCTCCACGCCAAGTTGGTGCTGCTGAGGCACACGGCTGAGCAG GACCGTGACTTCTTGGAGAATGAGCAGTTCTTCCTGGAGACCCTGAAGAAAGCCTCCTACAATATGACATCCCATTCAGCCTGA
- the FBF1 gene encoding fas-binding factor 1 isoform X5, translating into MAPKTKKGLKGSIDDVLGDLLGDEMTLPEEPVKLASRARDATGVGQALPSSRARTKSLLEDYASGTTVGLTGPDAEVSDVSEADPQTLLQTMKDLDDMDADLLGLKRSNLASSKKAAKGPGKEELPSQPKPASIVTASEKGDAVPTKKPPPSTSSFGHQYRKFSFEDLEDPLAGLLSDDEEGITQKSPETESKVASEKSPAPVRDQGPSIPLTPGDTPIRKKEEVLFDEEDDVVATLGFGDSPIAERRRTGDQEGPRPARSRLDELLGRGTATKLLARPGTGEHREFKLDKKYQRPQGKEDPWGDEDFTFGAYQPTVGSSEGRQSRRQSVSRFLAEGGADTKGEPGSMQSAPAASSPTHPRKGGADWLGLKDDDLLPPSPTREAQRGGSALSTPSMPPSKSQHSAPSRHSAPAGLPSSSLGPKPPTEGAGFPAKASQASQLGASEEREEEDWLSHALSRKKSQALAREEHTEASRGQKNLVGAVGSPPSSSQPVPSTQVFEQAATGGPLGTAAQKLPTRPAASGSPVTWNQTALTLPGGDPERGTALGDLCSTEPAACVPSSQEHPGPPVPIQPLLPESLARSLLPGSEYQRQLLAAQVQLRGSTAELQADLLQSQARLAELEAQVRKLELERAQQRLLLESLQQRHQADLELIENAHRSRVKVLETSYQQREERLRREQEELSARYLSQCQEAEQARAELTAQHQRRLAAAMQEKDQEMERLRELQRASILEMRRDHEEQLQRLKLLKDREIDAVTSATSHTRSLNGIIEQMEKFSSSLHELSSRVEASHLTTAQERELGLRQRDQQLRALQERLGQQQRDMEEERSRLQEVIGKMEARLNEQSRLLEQERWRVNAEQSRAESMQRALEEQRKVMVQQISMEREELEKAKSALLEEQKSVMHKCGEERRRLAAEWAEFYAQQKLSKERAEREAERALQADAQREGTLVTLAKEQAELKIRASELRAKEDQLAAEREAVERERQELRLEKERAASEKLEEGQRALREARQVQQEQQARLQLVREQHERLWQQEQRVHQEHLSLAQQRLRLDHVRQDLPSSPSMLLPRTQGPAASCLSAIVAPAPTTPQCNQPPASLGPSHLHAKLVLLRHTAEQDRDFLENEQFFLETLKKASYNMTSHSA; encoded by the exons ATG GCACCAAAAACCAAGAAGGGGTTGAAAG gctCCATTGATGATGTCCTTGGTGACCTTTTAGGGGACGAGA TGACCCTACCTGAGGAGCCTGTTAAATTAGCTTCACGTGCCCGAGACGCCACAGGGGTGGGCCAGGCGCTCCCTTCTTCCAGGGCTAGAACGAA GTCCCTCCTGGAGGACTACGCCTCCGGCACCACAGTGGGCCTCACAGGACCTGATGCTGAG GTGTCCGACGTCTCAGAGGCGGACCCGCAGACTTTGCTCCAGACGATGAAG GACCTGGACGACATGGATGCCGATCTCTTAGGTCTGAAGAGGTCTAACCTGGCCTCTAGCAAAAAAGCTGCAAAGGGTCCTGGGAAAGAAGAGCTGCCCAGTCAGCCCAAACCTGCCAGCATAGTGACAGCCAGTGAGAAAG GAGATGCTGTTCCCACCAAGAAGCCCCCTCCCTCTACCAGCAGCTTTGGGCATCAGTACAGAAAGTTTTCCTTCGAAG ACTTGGAAGACCCATTGGCAGGACTGCTGTCCGACGATGAGGAAGGAATCACCCAGAAGTCCCCTGAGACCGAGAGTAAAGTGGCTTCCGAAAAGAGCCCAGCCCCAGTCAGAGATCAAG GTCCATCTATCCCGCTCACTCCTGGGGACACCCCGATccgaaagaaagaagaagtgttgTTTGATGAAGAGGATGATGTCGTGGCTACCCTGGGGTTTGGAGACAGCCCCATAGCAGAAAGGAGGCGGACAGGCGACCA GGAAGGGCCCCGTCCTGCTCGCTCCAGGCTGGATGAGCTGCTGGGTCGGGGCACTGCCACCAAACTCCTGGCCCGCCCGGGCACTGGGGAGCACAGGGAATTCAAGCTGGACAAGAAGTACCAGAGGCCCCAGG GCAAGGAAGATCCCTGGGGCGATGAGGACTTCACCTTTGGGGCCTATCAGCCCACCGTGGGCTCCAGCGAGGGCCGCCAGTCCCGCCGGCAGTCGGTCAG TAGGTTCTTAGCAGAAGGTGGTGCAGACACcaagggggaaccaggctccatGCAGAGCGCACCAGCGGCCTCCAGCCCCACGCACCCCAGGAAGGGAGGAGCCGACTGGTTGGGCCTCAAGGATGACGACCTGCTCCCCCCGTCTCCCACCAGAGAGGCTCAGAGGGGAGGCTCCGCACTCTCCACTCCTTCCATGCCCCCTTCCAAGAGCCAGCACTCGGCCCCAAGCCGGCACTCTGCCCCAGCCGGactgccctcctcctctctggggcCAAAGCCACCCACGGAGGGTGCGGGGTTCCCAGCCAAAGCCAGCCAGGCTTCCCAGCTGGGCGCGtctgaggagagagaggaagaggattgGCTGAGCCACGCCTTGTCCCGGAAGAAGTCGCAAGCTCTGGCCAGGGAGGAGCACACGGAGGCCTCCAGGGGCCAGAAGAACCTGGTGGGGGCAGTAGGAAGTCCCCCTTCCAGCAG CCAACCTGTTCCCAGCACTCAGGTGTTCGAGCAAGCAGCCACTGGAGGGCCCTTGGGAACAGCGGCACAGAAGCTACCAACAAGGCCTGCCGCCTCCGG GTCCCCTGTGACGTGGAACCAGACTGCCTTGACCCTCCCTGGAGGTGACCCAGAGAGGGGGACAGCTCTCGGAGACCTCTGCAGCACTG AGCCCGCAGCTTGTGTCCCGAGCTCCCAGGAACACCCAGGGCCCCCTGTGCCCATCCAG cccctgctccccGAGTCCCTGGCACGGAGCCTGTTGCCGGGCTCAGAATATCAGAGGCAGCTCCTGGCCGCACAGGTGCAGCTGCGGGGCAGCACCGCCGAGCTCCAGGCCGACCTTCTGCAGAGCCAGGCCCGGCTGGCGGAGCTGGAGGCCCAG GTGCGGAAGCTGGAGCTGGAGCGGGCCCAGCAGCGGCTGTTGCTGGAGAGCCTGCAGCAGCGGCACCAGGCCGACCTGGAGCTCATCGAGAATGCTCACAG AAGCCGTGTAAAGGTGCTAGAAACGTCGTACCAGCAACGGGAAGAGCGGCTGCGGCGGGAGCAAGAGGAGCTGTCGGCCCGCTATCTGTCACAGTGCCAAGAAGCGGAGCAGGCCCGCGCGGAGCTCACAGCCCAGCACCAGCGGCGCTTGGCGGCTGCCATGCAAGAGAAGGACCAGGAGATGGAGCGGCTCCGGGAGCTGCAGCG ggCCTCCATCCTGGAGATGCGCCGCGACCACGAGGAGCAGCTGCAGCGGCTGAAGCTGCTGAAGGACCGAGAGATCGACGCGGTCACCAGCGCCACCTCCCACACACG GTCCCTGAACGGCATCATCGAGCAGATGGAGAAGTTCTCCAGTAGCCTGCACGAGCTATCCTCCCGCGTGGAGGCCTCGCACCTCACCACCGCCCAGGAACGGGAGCTGGGGCTCCGGCAGCGGGACCAGCAGCTCCGAG CGCTGCAGGAGAGGCTGGGCCAGCAGCAGCGGGACATGGAAGAGGAGAGGAGCCGGCTCCAGGAGGTCATCGGGAAGATGGAGGCGCGCCTGAATGAGCAGAGCCGGCTGCTGGAGCAG GAGCGATGGCGGGTGAACGCAGAGCAGTCCCGGGCTGAGTCCATGCAGCGTGCTCTAGAAGAGCAGAGGAAGGTCATGGTCCAGCAGATCTCCATGGAGcgggaggagctggagaaagcCAAG AGCGCCTTGCTGGAGGAGCAGAAGTCCGTCATGCACAAGTGTGGGGAGGAGCGGCGGCGCCTCGCGGCCGAGTGGGCCGAGTTCTATGCCCAGCAGAAGCTGAGTAAGGAGCGGGCCGAGCGTGAGGCGGAGAGGGCGCTGCAGGCGGACGCGCAGCGGGAGGGCACCCTCGTCACCCTGGCCAAG GAGCAAGCCGAGCTAAAGATCAGGGCCAGCGAGCTCCGCGCCAAGGAAGATCAGCTGGCGGCCGAGAGGGAGGCTGTGGAGCGGGAGCGCCAGGAGCTGAGGCTGGAGAAGGAGAGG GCGGCCTCggagaagctggaggaggggcagcggGCGCTGCGCGAGGCCCGGCAGgtgcagcaggagcagcaggctcGGCTGCAGCTCGTCCGGGAGCAGCACGAGCGGCTGTGGCAGCAGGAGCAGCGCGTGCACCAG GAGCATCTGAGTCTGGCCCAGCAGAGGCTGCGGCTGGACCACGTCCGACAGGACCTGCCCTCCAGCCCCTCGATGCTGCTCCCCAGGACCCAGGGCCCGGCAGCCTCCTGCCTGAGTG CCATTGTGGCTCCTGCTCCCACCACACCCCAGTGCAACCAACCCCCCGCCAGCCTGGGCCCCTCGCACCTCCACGCCAAGTTGGTGCTGCTGAGGCACACGGCTGAGCAG GACCGTGACTTCTTGGAGAATGAGCAGTTCTTCCTGGAGACCCTGAAGAAAGCCTCCTACAATATGACATCCCATTCAGCCTGA